The Leucobacter chromiiresistens genome has a window encoding:
- the dnaN gene encoding DNA polymerase III subunit beta, whose product MRFTVNRDVFSDAVSFAVKLLPPRPTQPLLSGALIEAEGDQLTVSSFDYEVSARTSISAVVADAGRALVSGRLLGEIAQRLPHSDVEVSLLESRVEVRCGSASFSLPAMPVEEYPQIPKIDSVSGSVPADVFSEAVSQVSLAASKDDVTPVITGVQFEVDANSVTLTATDRYRVAMRSIDWEHRDASESLNALVPSKIVTEVGKTFSGVGEVQVSVVKDADRELVAFTGGTKTVTSLLIKGNYPPVGRLFPESVENYAVVSTSELIEAVGRVGLVLEREAALRFSFAEGVVTLEAAGTESAQAVETVDAHLVGDDMVVSLKPQFLLDGLRSTHSEFARIGFTRTDNPGKPGPVLITSQRSKDDADEKSFRYLLQPNLLLR is encoded by the coding sequence ATGCGATTTACCGTCAATCGTGACGTATTCAGCGATGCTGTGTCTTTCGCAGTCAAACTGCTCCCTCCTCGCCCGACGCAGCCGCTCTTGAGCGGAGCGCTCATCGAAGCTGAGGGCGATCAGCTCACCGTGTCGTCGTTCGACTACGAGGTCTCGGCTCGCACCTCCATCTCCGCGGTCGTCGCAGACGCCGGCCGCGCACTCGTCTCCGGTCGCCTGCTCGGCGAGATCGCGCAGCGCCTGCCGCATTCGGACGTGGAGGTGTCGCTGCTGGAGAGCCGGGTGGAAGTGCGCTGCGGTTCGGCCTCCTTCAGTCTTCCCGCGATGCCCGTGGAGGAGTACCCCCAGATCCCGAAGATCGATTCGGTGTCGGGCTCGGTTCCGGCCGATGTATTCTCCGAAGCCGTCTCGCAGGTGTCCCTGGCTGCGTCGAAGGACGATGTGACGCCGGTGATCACCGGCGTGCAGTTCGAAGTCGACGCGAATTCGGTGACGTTGACGGCCACGGACCGCTACCGCGTCGCGATGCGCAGCATCGACTGGGAGCATCGGGATGCGAGCGAGTCATTGAACGCCCTGGTCCCGTCGAAGATCGTCACCGAGGTGGGTAAGACGTTCTCGGGCGTGGGCGAGGTCCAGGTGAGCGTCGTGAAGGACGCGGATCGCGAGCTCGTGGCGTTCACCGGCGGCACGAAGACGGTGACGTCCCTGCTCATCAAGGGCAATTACCCGCCGGTGGGGCGCCTGTTCCCCGAGAGCGTCGAGAACTACGCCGTGGTGAGCACCTCGGAACTCATCGAGGCGGTGGGTCGCGTCGGGCTCGTGCTCGAACGCGAGGCCGCCCTCCGCTTCTCCTTCGCCGAGGGCGTCGTCACGCTGGAGGCGGCGGGCACGGAATCGGCTCAGGCGGTCGAGACGGTCGACGCGCATCTGGTCGGCGATGACATGGTGGTTTCGCTCAAGCCTCAGTTCCTGCTCGATGGTCTGCGCTCGACGCATTCGGAGTTCGCTCGGATCGGCTTCACCCGCACGGACAACCCGGGCAAGCCCGGGCCGGTGCTGATCACCAGCCAGCGCAGCAAGGACGACGCGGACGAGAAGAGCTTCCGCTACCTCCTGCAGCCGAACCTGCTGCTGCGGTAG
- the recF gene encoding DNA replication/repair protein RecF (All proteins in this family for which functions are known are DNA-binding proteins that assist the filamentation of RecA onto DNA for the initiation of recombination or recombinational repair.) has translation MRVAHLSLGDFRNYASAELGLSAGPNLLIGQNGQGKTNLVEAIAYFATLRSHRVSGDAALIRAGRSSAIARMRVRAGEREVRLELQLNQGSANRAQVNGNAVRPREVTRWFSAVTFAPEDLIIVRGEPSGRRRFLDDALLARHPVASGALSDYEKVVRQRTSLLKSARGRGQSALATLPVWDDQLVDHGTQIMLARRELLRDLSEPLRDHYAALVGGDHAPRVSMFESVGDARQSASVSRETPSDEDLVREADVSRETLAREFREALAIVRGREIERGVTLVGPHRDDLALALNGLPVKGFASHGESWSFALSLKLALAELLRNESTAGDPVIILDDVFAELDATRRGRLMRAVADYEQVIVTAAVEADVPDDVAWRRTRISAGTLEPDRTEETSESPDGA, from the coding sequence ATGCGGGTAGCGCATCTCTCCCTGGGCGATTTCCGCAACTACGCGTCTGCGGAGCTCGGTCTGTCGGCCGGTCCCAATCTGCTGATCGGGCAGAACGGCCAGGGGAAGACGAATCTCGTCGAGGCGATCGCCTACTTCGCTACGCTGCGCTCTCACCGGGTCTCCGGCGATGCCGCCCTCATCCGCGCCGGTCGATCGTCGGCGATCGCCCGCATGCGCGTTCGTGCGGGGGAGCGCGAGGTGCGGCTCGAGCTCCAGCTCAACCAGGGGAGTGCGAATCGCGCGCAGGTGAACGGCAATGCCGTTCGCCCGCGCGAGGTTACAAGGTGGTTCTCCGCAGTGACGTTCGCTCCCGAAGACCTGATTATCGTTCGTGGAGAGCCCTCAGGACGGCGGCGCTTCTTGGATGATGCGCTGCTCGCCCGACATCCGGTCGCCTCAGGGGCGCTCAGCGACTACGAAAAGGTGGTGCGTCAGCGCACCTCGCTCTTGAAGTCTGCGCGCGGGCGAGGCCAGTCCGCTTTGGCGACCCTTCCGGTCTGGGATGATCAGCTGGTCGACCATGGAACCCAGATCATGCTCGCTCGCCGAGAGCTGCTGCGCGATCTGAGTGAACCCCTGCGCGACCACTACGCCGCGCTGGTCGGCGGCGATCACGCGCCGCGGGTGTCGATGTTCGAGAGCGTCGGCGATGCGCGGCAGTCCGCTTCCGTTTCACGTGAAACACCGTCCGACGAGGATCTCGTCCGCGAGGCCGACGTTTCACGTGAAACGCTCGCGCGTGAATTCCGAGAAGCGCTCGCAATAGTCCGCGGCCGCGAGATCGAGCGCGGCGTCACGCTCGTCGGCCCCCATCGCGACGATCTGGCACTCGCTCTCAATGGTCTCCCGGTGAAGGGGTTCGCGAGTCACGGCGAATCCTGGTCATTCGCACTCTCACTCAAACTCGCTCTCGCCGAACTGCTGAGGAACGAATCCACGGCCGGCGATCCGGTGATCATTCTCGATGACGTGTTCGCCGAGCTCGACGCGACGCGGCGCGGTCGACTGATGCGTGCGGTGGCCGACTACGAACAGGTGATCGTCACGGCGGCGGTCGAGGCCGACGTTCCCGATGACGTGGCGTGGCGTCGCACGCGGATCTCGGCGGGCACCCTGGAGCCTGATCGTACCGAAGAGACGTCGGAGTCGCCGGATGGTGCCTGA
- a CDS encoding DUF721 domain-containing protein → MVPEDRTPFATEAYLRAKSVWRGVPHRRRARRQEDSAAGGSPFGFGRDPRALSDVLVTVASDMGWSVELEQARLIGEWPEFAGGATAEHTNVVGISHGVLQIQCDSTTWATELRRLRGELLTRLLRDYPDSEVRDIRFLAPGAPSWRHGPRSVPGRGPRDTYG, encoded by the coding sequence ATGGTGCCTGAGGATCGGACGCCGTTCGCCACGGAGGCGTATCTGCGCGCCAAGTCGGTGTGGCGCGGTGTACCGCACCGCCGCCGAGCCCGGCGGCAGGAGGACAGCGCCGCGGGCGGCAGTCCGTTCGGCTTCGGGCGCGATCCGCGCGCTCTCTCGGACGTGCTGGTGACGGTCGCCTCCGATATGGGGTGGAGTGTCGAACTGGAGCAGGCGCGTCTGATCGGGGAGTGGCCGGAATTCGCTGGCGGAGCGACCGCGGAGCACACGAACGTTGTCGGCATCAGCCACGGCGTGCTGCAGATCCAGTGCGACTCGACGACTTGGGCGACCGAACTGCGCCGGCTCCGCGGCGAACTGCTCACGCGGCTGCTGCGGGACTACCCCGATTCTGAGGTGCGTGACATCCGCTTCCTCGCCCCTGGAGCCCCGAGTTGGCGGCACGGACCGCGCTCGGTTCCCGGACGCGGTCCGCGCGATACGTACGGGTGA